The following proteins come from a genomic window of Sphaerisporangium rubeum:
- a CDS encoding ABC transporter ATP-binding protein: MNGARVEFRGLRRTFGATTALAGLDLTVAPGELIALLGPSGCGKTTALRCVAGFETPDAGAVLVDGHDITHVPANRRDAGMVFQSYSLFPNLNARDNVAFGMRVRKVPTARRHARAAELLELVGLPVHGDRYPHQMSGGQQQRVALARALALEPRVLLLDEPLSALDAKVRVSLREEIRRLQQSLGITTIFVTHDQEEALSVADHVAVLKDGRLEQSGTPAEVYDTPATPFVAEFVGTMNHLPGRLSGAEVEVLGRRLPVHGPLPGTADVDVLVRPETVLVGPAPDGAAEVVASSFRGASVRLRLRAGDTEFLADLPGHDATRYALGDRVDVRLVERPVLVAARTAASVPEVVAAE, from the coding sequence GGGTGAGCTGATCGCGCTGCTCGGGCCGTCCGGATGCGGCAAGACGACGGCGCTGCGGTGCGTCGCCGGGTTCGAGACCCCCGACGCGGGGGCCGTGCTCGTCGACGGCCACGACATCACGCATGTGCCGGCCAACCGGCGCGACGCCGGGATGGTGTTCCAGTCCTACAGCCTGTTCCCCAACCTCAACGCGCGCGACAACGTGGCGTTCGGCATGCGGGTGCGTAAGGTACCCACCGCAAGGCGGCACGCGCGGGCCGCCGAGCTGCTGGAACTGGTCGGGCTGCCGGTGCACGGCGACCGGTACCCGCACCAGATGTCCGGCGGCCAGCAGCAGCGGGTCGCGCTGGCGCGGGCCCTGGCGCTGGAGCCGCGGGTGCTGCTGCTGGACGAGCCGCTGTCGGCGCTGGACGCCAAGGTGCGGGTCTCCCTGCGCGAGGAGATCCGGCGGCTGCAGCAGTCGCTCGGCATCACGACGATCTTCGTGACGCACGACCAGGAGGAGGCGCTGTCGGTCGCCGACCACGTCGCGGTGCTCAAGGACGGACGCCTCGAGCAGTCCGGCACGCCGGCCGAGGTGTACGACACACCGGCGACACCGTTCGTGGCCGAGTTCGTCGGCACCATGAACCACCTGCCGGGACGGCTGTCCGGCGCCGAGGTCGAGGTGCTCGGCCGGCGGCTGCCGGTGCACGGGCCGCTGCCGGGGACGGCGGACGTGGACGTGCTGGTGCGGCCGGAGACCGTGCTGGTCGGCCCCGCTCCCGACGGCGCGGCCGAGGTGGTGGCGTCGTCGTTCCGCGGCGCGTCGGTGCGGCTGCGACTGCGCGCCGGGGACACCGAGTTCCTCGCCGACCTGCCGGGACACGACGCCACGCGGTACGCGCTCGGGGACCGGGTCGACGTGCGGCTCGTGGAACGGCCGGTGCTGGTCGCGGCCCGCACCGCGGCCTCGGTGCCTGAGGTCGTCGCCGCCGAATGA